A region of Domibacillus sp. DTU_2020_1001157_1_SI_ALB_TIR_016 DNA encodes the following proteins:
- a CDS encoding NAD-dependent deacylase codes for MTKEKTKNIAELLKQSSHAVILTGAGISTESGLPDFRSQGGLWDGRRPEEISHASKVGADEFREFFTKRLNDAAGHEPNAAHRLLAEWEKKGLVKSILTQNIDGYHKAAGSKKVLELHGHLRYLTCDRCGRDYDASKFTVEHSDVCMDCEGTVRPNVTLFGEELPHLAWSEAIEEARKADLVIILGTSLQVWPFNSLVDEAYQGGNAARVVIVTESETPYDGIASIRLHDKITATLQAVNEYLV; via the coding sequence GTGACAAAGGAAAAAACAAAAAACATTGCCGAGCTTTTGAAACAGTCAAGCCATGCAGTGATCTTAACTGGAGCGGGCATCTCGACTGAAAGCGGTCTTCCCGACTTTCGTTCACAGGGCGGTCTTTGGGATGGCAGGCGCCCAGAAGAAATCTCCCACGCTTCTAAAGTAGGGGCGGATGAGTTCCGCGAATTTTTCACAAAACGATTGAATGACGCAGCCGGGCATGAACCAAATGCTGCCCACCGCCTTTTGGCAGAGTGGGAGAAAAAGGGATTGGTTAAATCCATCCTTACCCAGAATATTGACGGATACCATAAAGCGGCTGGAAGCAAAAAAGTTCTTGAGCTTCACGGACATCTTCGCTACCTCACCTGTGATAGGTGTGGACGAGATTATGATGCAAGTAAATTTACCGTTGAACACAGCGATGTTTGCATGGATTGCGAAGGAACGGTCCGCCCAAATGTGACTCTCTTTGGAGAAGAACTTCCGCACCTTGCTTGGTCTGAAGCGATTGAGGAAGCGAGAAAAGCAGATTTAGTGATCATTCTTGGCACCTCTCTTCAAGTATGGCCGTTCAACTCCTTAGTTGATGAAGCATATCAAGGAGGAAATGCCGCCCGGGTTGTCATTGTAACAGAAAGCGAAACACCATATGATGGAATTGCGAGTATCCGATTGCATGATAAAATTACAGCCACCTTGCAAGCGGTAAACGAATACCTGGTATAA
- a CDS encoding ATP-binding protein, with the protein MSSLSDGIQNALLNIFIVYSCFTFYFKFIEGKTTPLTSKIMVTLVSAVSIIFCMSFPIINSAGHTPDFRQIPLIVGALYGGRRVAIVLTVVMLTYRFYLDIPHFHMALLIYSLLLISIIFIIPFFQNAVNMRRKVQLAAIAALFGSGSRMALMFFFDSEKTDVEYLIVFVTILLTQLLGVVSFVIVNERTRQSALLSREVLKLEKLRTVSELAASISHEVRNPLTVTKGFVQLLREPGLSDAEKKMYAETALEALDKAEATITEYLTFAKPSLEDVKILDLHQEIIHMRNFVDSYAAMNSVEIEMNLTADIYIAGEDKKLHQCLINVMKNGIEAMPGGGKLRIDLCHIASNAIITVTDTGIGMNKEQLDRLGNPFFTTKDIGTGLGTMVVYSIVKAMGGRIKVDSEVGKGTRFTIFFPAVEQAVQSPMEASNKLFSPLVQHQE; encoded by the coding sequence TTGAGTAGCTTATCAGATGGTATTCAAAACGCATTATTAAATATTTTCATAGTTTATTCTTGTTTCACTTTCTATTTCAAGTTTATTGAAGGAAAAACCACCCCATTGACAAGTAAAATTATGGTTACTCTTGTCTCTGCCGTATCCATTATTTTTTGTATGAGCTTCCCTATTATCAATTCTGCAGGCCATACCCCTGATTTTCGTCAAATCCCCCTCATCGTTGGGGCCTTATATGGAGGGCGCAGGGTTGCGATTGTACTAACAGTAGTGATGCTGACATATCGTTTTTATTTAGACATCCCTCATTTTCATATGGCTTTATTGATTTATTCTCTGTTGCTTATTTCCATCATTTTTATTATTCCTTTCTTCCAAAATGCAGTTAATATGCGGCGAAAAGTACAACTGGCTGCAATAGCCGCTTTATTTGGATCAGGTTCCAGAATGGCACTGATGTTTTTCTTTGATTCAGAAAAAACAGATGTGGAATACCTTATCGTTTTTGTTACGATCTTGTTGACCCAATTACTGGGGGTTGTATCGTTTGTAATTGTAAATGAAAGAACAAGGCAAAGTGCGCTGCTTTCCAGAGAAGTACTAAAGCTTGAAAAACTTAGAACGGTCAGTGAATTGGCTGCAAGTATTTCTCATGAAGTCAGAAACCCATTGACTGTTACAAAGGGATTTGTTCAGCTATTGCGCGAGCCTGGCCTTTCAGATGCGGAGAAAAAGATGTATGCCGAAACGGCCTTGGAAGCTCTGGACAAAGCAGAAGCTACGATCACAGAGTATCTTACCTTTGCAAAGCCTTCATTAGAAGACGTAAAGATATTAGATCTGCATCAGGAAATCATCCATATGCGAAATTTCGTTGATTCTTATGCGGCTATGAACAGTGTGGAAATTGAAATGAACCTGACAGCGGATATTTATATTGCCGGTGAAGACAAAAAACTACATCAGTGCCTTATAAATGTAATGAAAAATGGGATTGAAGCGATGCCTGGCGGAGGAAAATTACGCATTGATCTGTGTCATATTGCAAGTAATGCTATTATCACTGTAACAGACACAGGGATCGGAATGAATAAAGAGCAGCTTGACCGTTTAGGCAATCCTTTCTTCACGACGAAAGACATTGGAACCGGTCTTGGCACGATGGTAGTCTACAGCATTGTAAAAGCCATGGGTGGAAGAATTAAAGTGGATAGCGAAGTTGGGAAAGGCACTCGCTTTACAATCTTTTTCCCGGCAGTGGAGCAGGCTGTCCAATCTCCAATGGAGGCATCAAATAAACTGTTCTCTCCCCTTGTTCAGCACCAGGAGTGA
- a CDS encoding glycoside hydrolase family 3 C-terminal domain-containing protein encodes MDNKFNKIVTSGINAISRLIKHVDETKTPERGIPSKLVDEASIDEVVKAMTLDEKAHLVIGSGYPGPNGLAGATHAIPRLGIPSIIFSDGPAGVRIGGFFAGAAPRYATAFPIPSLLSATWDVDQITKVAKAMGEESREYGVDILLAPGVNIQRDPLGGRNFEYYSEDPFLAGTMAAAFINGIQSMGVGACLKHFAANNQETNRTTINVVVSERTLREIYLPAFEMAVKQAKPWTVMSSYNAVNGVFATQNRYLLTHILREQWGFDGFVMSDWWAVKNPLEALRAGNDLIMPGVYRGPLPMPELIKEVYTKASAPTPDLLKTAVQNAAPSERVLDSCVHNILKVIVKTPTFKGEYKDVDYKRKTNLTKQTAAKGARIDREVAAEGMVLLKNKNRALPFKRVTTVGVAGQNAIVDLNHNRAGIIIGGGGSSQVNVEPKDVVSLVQGLKNARYVVVNSINGKKVVEGLGADDAAYLAKTTDIGLVSIGRASTEGEDRPDMDIKPEEVQLIKNLSNAYHKEGKKLVVVLNIGAPIEVVSWRNYADAILLAWQPGQEGGNAIADILSGKVNPSGKLPVTFPVKYNDVPSYGNFPGNTAMNTVHYAEGIYVGYRHYDTKGIEPAYAFGYGLSYTNFTYDNLKLNSTKMELDKNEPLTVSIDVSNTGNTPGKEVVQLYIHDERSSLERPYKELKGFEKISLKPGETKTVTFTLDKRDLSVYDEASKTWTVEEGLFKVLIGSSSHHIKQKGWFRAAGGNLK; translated from the coding sequence ATGGACAACAAATTTAACAAGATCGTAACATCAGGTATCAATGCTATTTCACGATTGATTAAACATGTAGACGAAACTAAGACACCTGAACGAGGCATTCCCTCGAAACTAGTCGATGAAGCGTCTATTGATGAAGTAGTGAAAGCAATGACCTTGGATGAAAAGGCTCATTTGGTTATTGGTTCAGGCTACCCGGGGCCCAATGGTCTAGCAGGCGCTACGCATGCTATTCCGCGTTTAGGCATACCATCGATCATCTTTTCCGATGGTCCTGCTGGCGTCAGGATTGGAGGGTTCTTTGCTGGTGCTGCTCCAAGATATGCAACTGCGTTTCCGATTCCCTCATTACTTTCAGCTACATGGGATGTGGACCAAATCACAAAGGTAGCAAAAGCCATGGGCGAGGAATCCCGGGAATATGGGGTGGATATCCTGTTAGCTCCTGGTGTTAATATTCAGCGTGACCCTCTCGGTGGAAGAAATTTTGAATATTACTCTGAGGACCCTTTCCTGGCAGGCACTATGGCTGCAGCATTTATTAATGGAATTCAATCCATGGGCGTAGGTGCATGCCTTAAACACTTTGCTGCCAATAATCAGGAAACAAACCGAACAACGATTAACGTGGTTGTCTCTGAACGAACATTAAGAGAAATTTATCTTCCTGCTTTTGAAATGGCGGTCAAGCAAGCAAAGCCATGGACGGTCATGAGTTCATATAATGCAGTAAATGGCGTTTTTGCTACACAGAATCGCTACCTCTTAACCCATATCTTAAGGGAACAGTGGGGATTTGACGGATTTGTGATGTCTGATTGGTGGGCTGTTAAGAATCCTTTAGAGGCTTTAAGAGCTGGCAATGATTTAATCATGCCCGGAGTATACAGAGGACCATTACCTATGCCCGAATTAATTAAAGAGGTATACACTAAAGCCTCAGCACCTACACCAGATTTACTTAAAACCGCTGTTCAAAATGCTGCACCCAGTGAAAGGGTTCTTGACTCCTGCGTTCATAATATTTTAAAGGTCATTGTAAAGACGCCGACGTTTAAAGGAGAATACAAGGATGTAGATTATAAACGGAAAACAAATCTTACTAAACAAACGGCTGCTAAAGGTGCCAGAATAGATCGAGAAGTGGCTGCTGAAGGAATGGTTTTGCTGAAAAATAAAAATCGCGCTTTGCCATTCAAGAGAGTTACTACCGTTGGGGTAGCAGGGCAAAATGCAATTGTAGATCTTAATCACAACAGAGCAGGAATTATCATTGGCGGCGGCGGAAGTTCTCAAGTAAACGTTGAACCAAAAGACGTTGTTTCACTTGTACAGGGTTTAAAGAATGCACGTTATGTCGTAGTCAATTCTATAAACGGGAAAAAGGTGGTAGAAGGGTTGGGTGCAGATGATGCTGCGTATTTGGCAAAAACGACGGACATTGGTTTGGTTTCCATAGGCAGGGCCTCGACAGAAGGGGAAGATAGACCAGATATGGATATAAAACCGGAAGAGGTTCAGCTTATTAAAAATCTTAGCAATGCCTATCATAAAGAAGGCAAAAAGTTGGTTGTAGTATTGAATATAGGCGCCCCTATAGAAGTGGTAAGCTGGAGAAACTATGCAGATGCTATCTTATTAGCTTGGCAGCCAGGCCAGGAAGGGGGCAATGCAATTGCCGATATCCTGTCTGGAAAAGTCAATCCTTCTGGAAAACTTCCAGTAACCTTCCCAGTAAAGTACAATGATGTTCCTTCATATGGAAACTTCCCTGGCAATACCGCTATGAATACAGTTCATTATGCTGAAGGAATCTACGTTGGCTATCGTCACTACGATACAAAAGGGATAGAACCTGCATACGCATTTGGCTATGGCCTATCCTATACAAACTTTACTTATGACAATCTTAAATTAAATTCAACCAAAATGGAATTGGATAAGAATGAACCACTGACTGTATCCATAGACGTTTCGAATACAGGAAATACACCAGGAAAAGAAGTGGTTCAGCTTTATATTCACGATGAACGTTCGTCACTCGAAAGACCTTATAAGGAACTAAAAGGTTTTGAAAAGATTTCATTAAAGCCAGGTGAAACCAAAACTGTAACATTTACATTAGACAAGAGGGATCTTTCCGTATACGATGAAGCGTCGAAAACCTGGACTGTTGAGGAAGGCCTGTTTAAAGTTCTCATAGGAAGTTCTTCACACCATATCAAACAAAAAGGCTGGTTTCGGGCTGCAGGTGGTAATTTAAAATAA
- a CDS encoding LysE family translocator: protein MNITSFFMYCFIVTFTPGPTNIVILSTVHNFGTKKAMEYTYGATIAFGLLLAISSLLNTLLVTILPKILMVMQIVGSVYMLYLAYQIYKMDTSKPAVNQTGTFMSGFLMQFLNPKVVLFTMTVIPSFIMPYYTAVPGVTIGVIAITLIGFLAFVTWVLFGAIFKELLQKHKKTVNVVMALFLVYAAIMIWM, encoded by the coding sequence ATGAATATTACATCTTTTTTTATGTACTGTTTTATTGTTACCTTTACACCAGGACCTACCAATATCGTCATATTATCCACAGTACATAATTTTGGGACCAAAAAGGCAATGGAATATACGTATGGAGCAACGATTGCTTTTGGTTTATTGCTTGCTATTTCTTCTTTGTTGAATACGTTGCTTGTCACGATACTGCCTAAAATTTTAATGGTTATGCAGATAGTCGGAAGCGTGTATATGTTGTATCTCGCTTATCAAATTTACAAAATGGATACTTCGAAACCAGCTGTAAACCAAACGGGTACCTTTATGTCAGGCTTTCTTATGCAGTTTTTGAATCCAAAAGTGGTCCTATTTACAATGACTGTCATTCCTAGCTTTATTATGCCCTACTATACCGCAGTTCCTGGAGTGACAATTGGTGTGATAGCTATCACTCTTATTGGATTTTTAGCATTTGTCACATGGGTTCTTTTCGGTGCAATCTTCAAGGAACTTTTACAGAAGCATAAAAAAACAGTTAATGTCGTGATGGCATTATTTTTGGTTTATGCTGCCATCATGATATGGATGTAG
- a CDS encoding transposase, with amino-acid sequence MKVAKSLLHKITNQTEIFNATLDIYNDALSFIIQVIDKEFGNTDDLTTKSIVPAVEKLIHATKSNPLPKYKEFNERFYKFPSYFRRSAIASAFGKVKSFRSNYQNWEKEQKYALSEGKKFKKQPPRLQVKHKEFPVFYRGNMFNRTSDTTAQIKVFYQNDWVWTDIEFKEQDLYKRGVWEWKENNPKLIKRGKKFFLSISYENKVTLTKTPIQEQKVCAIDLGLTNSAVCSIIDATGTVLGQKFIDQPKEKDRLQTLTNKLRKAQRASGRIQAPNFWRQINGYQQHIVRHTSQEIIKFAAKHGCDVIVFEYLGRMKTPKGFYGARKLRFKLHGWRKIGIQNKVEEMAHCLGIRISRINPRNTSVLAFDGSGKVERNPKKDLATFSTGKVYHADLSASYNIGARYFIRAFQKSISETKWLSLQAKVPELAIRTSQTLSSFISLHHALGLPQEA; translated from the coding sequence ATGAAAGTTGCGAAGTCGTTGCTGCACAAAATTACAAATCAGACCGAAATCTTCAATGCTACGCTGGATATTTACAATGATGCCCTGTCCTTCATCATCCAGGTGATTGACAAAGAGTTTGGTAATACCGACGACCTGACAACAAAATCAATTGTGCCGGCAGTAGAAAAACTGATTCACGCAACCAAATCAAACCCTCTTCCGAAATACAAAGAATTTAACGAGCGTTTTTACAAGTTTCCGTCTTACTTCCGCAGAAGTGCCATTGCTTCCGCTTTTGGCAAAGTAAAGAGCTTCCGCTCTAACTATCAAAATTGGGAAAAAGAGCAGAAATACGCTCTTTCCGAAGGAAAAAAGTTTAAAAAACAGCCTCCACGGCTGCAAGTGAAACATAAAGAGTTCCCCGTTTTTTATCGCGGAAACATGTTCAACAGGACGTCTGATACGACTGCACAAATCAAGGTATTCTACCAGAATGACTGGGTATGGACAGATATCGAATTTAAAGAGCAGGACCTTTATAAACGGGGTGTCTGGGAATGGAAGGAGAACAACCCTAAGCTGATTAAGCGGGGAAAGAAATTCTTCCTTTCCATCAGCTATGAAAACAAAGTTACTTTAACAAAAACACCTATTCAAGAACAAAAAGTGTGCGCGATAGATCTCGGACTGACGAACTCTGCGGTTTGTTCAATTATCGATGCAACAGGCACTGTCTTAGGCCAGAAGTTTATTGACCAGCCTAAAGAAAAAGACCGTCTGCAGACGTTAACGAATAAACTGCGGAAAGCCCAGCGGGCAAGCGGCCGCATTCAGGCACCGAATTTTTGGCGGCAGATCAATGGATACCAGCAGCATATTGTCCGCCACACAAGCCAGGAAATTATAAAATTTGCGGCAAAGCATGGCTGTGACGTCATCGTATTCGAATACCTGGGCAGAATGAAAACCCCAAAGGGGTTCTATGGAGCCAGAAAACTTCGTTTCAAGCTTCACGGATGGCGAAAAATAGGCATCCAGAACAAAGTGGAAGAAATGGCTCACTGCCTCGGCATACGGATTTCCCGGATCAATCCGCGAAACACCAGCGTCCTGGCGTTCGACGGCTCTGGAAAAGTGGAACGGAACCCGAAAAAAGACCTTGCCACGTTTTCAACAGGCAAAGTCTATCACGCGGATTTGTCCGCTTCTTATAATATCGGGGCCCGTTATTTCATTCGGGCTTTTCAAAAATCCATCTCGGAAACGAAATGGTTGTCTCTTCAGGCAAAAGTTCCTGAGCTGGCAATAAGGACATCCCAGACCTTGTCTTCGTTCATTAGTCTCCATCATGCACTCGGGCTTCCGCAGGAAGCTTAA
- a CDS encoding FMN-binding negative transcriptional regulator, whose amino-acid sequence MYIPKYYRVTDVNEIREFIQLNSFGTLVTTKQGKPIATHLPLQLRKEEDAYYLTGHVAYGNPQWKTFEACEDVLVMFQGPHAYISSSWYEQENVPTWNYQAVHVYGTASILNEEELKQDLAMLLQKYEKHRNNPVLWDKLSPQLLEKELKGIVGFKIQVQEIQAANKLSQNRNEKDYQNIVNKLYEEEDLHSQQMAEVMKKKLKKDK is encoded by the coding sequence ATGTATATTCCTAAGTATTATAGAGTCACGGATGTAAACGAAATTCGAGAGTTTATTCAACTGAACTCATTTGGAACGCTCGTAACAACAAAACAAGGTAAGCCCATTGCGACCCATCTGCCACTGCAGTTAAGGAAAGAAGAAGATGCATACTATTTAACAGGGCATGTGGCGTATGGCAACCCTCAATGGAAAACATTCGAAGCCTGTGAAGATGTATTGGTGATGTTCCAGGGACCACACGCTTATATCTCTTCTTCCTGGTATGAACAGGAAAATGTTCCAACATGGAACTATCAAGCTGTCCATGTGTATGGTACAGCCAGCATTTTGAACGAAGAAGAGTTAAAACAGGACCTGGCAATGCTGCTGCAAAAGTACGAAAAACACCGTAACAATCCAGTTCTATGGGATAAGCTTTCCCCCCAGTTGTTAGAAAAAGAATTAAAAGGAATTGTTGGATTTAAGATTCAAGTACAAGAAATTCAAGCTGCCAATAAACTAAGTCAAAATCGTAATGAAAAGGACTATCAAAACATCGTGAATAAGCTCTATGAAGAAGAGGATTTACATTCTCAACAAATGGCAGAAGTGATGAAGAAGAAGTTAAAAAAGGACAAATAA
- a CDS encoding AraC family transcriptional regulator, which translates to MDKFIYKKSAGITALSASMTDFTYKKHSHQEYAIGVTLRGIQRYNLGGSLQLSYQNGVMLFNPEQAHDGMAHDETGLDYVMLYIEPQLLLEAAKKKDMVCFSTPVVYDERLEQRILSLSHAILSEKEEALCSELFLSLTDSLTQTNLSTDYKKDNALIRKAKDMLHANLVHVLKLDDICKELHLSKFQFIRLFKAHTGISPYQYFLNCKIERAKQLIEQNGDVYSAVTEYGFVDLTHLNKHFKSVYGTTAFEYMSHLN; encoded by the coding sequence ATGGACAAATTTATCTATAAAAAATCGGCAGGTATTACTGCACTGTCAGCAAGTATGACTGATTTTACGTATAAAAAGCACTCTCACCAGGAGTACGCAATAGGTGTAACGTTGCGTGGTATTCAACGGTATAACTTGGGTGGCAGTTTACAATTATCCTATCAAAATGGTGTGATGCTTTTTAATCCAGAACAGGCACATGACGGAATGGCACATGATGAGACAGGCCTTGATTATGTAATGCTCTATATTGAGCCACAATTGCTTTTAGAGGCTGCGAAAAAAAAGGATATGGTATGCTTTTCAACCCCTGTTGTGTACGATGAAAGACTTGAACAAAGAATATTAAGTCTTTCTCATGCCATATTAAGCGAAAAAGAGGAGGCTTTGTGCAGCGAATTATTCTTATCCCTCACAGACAGCCTTACTCAAACAAACCTTTCTACAGACTATAAGAAAGATAATGCTCTAATTAGAAAAGCAAAAGATATGCTCCATGCCAACTTAGTGCATGTACTTAAACTTGATGACATATGTAAAGAGCTTCATTTATCAAAATTTCAGTTTATCAGGTTATTCAAGGCTCATACTGGGATTTCACCCTACCAATACTTTCTTAACTGCAAGATAGAACGTGCAAAGCAATTAATAGAACAAAATGGAGATGTTTATTCAGCAGTAACTGAATATGGTTTTGTTGATTTAACCCATTTAAATAAGCACTTTAAAAGCGTGTATGGAACAACAGCATTTGAATATATGTCACATTTAAATTGA
- a CDS encoding PLP-dependent aminotransferase family protein — protein MKNTIFALKKDSPKYKQIYEQFKLWIEGGDILPDEQLPPIRQLADSLHVSRNTTLTAYEQLVAEGYIRGEGRKGYFANELEPLLLQETFISLNEKKSKPMAPALINFRAGAVDQTHFPLKTWRRIANQVLTLPESFRYGDPFGEMCIREQIATYLLQSRGVKTDANAIIIGSSTQQMLINLGHILKDDFSSITVEDPGYDGAREAFQFHRFTIETLPVYESGADFSQLEQMNSRLIYVTPSHHSPYGVSMPIQQRQTLIHWADKVQGYIIEDDYDSEFRYTQQPFPALASIDSAKVIYLGNFSKSFLPGIRLSYMVLPQPLLNRYKNQFLQFEATTSLLSQLTMAKFMEEGEWSRHIKRMRLVYKRKMQHLVAALKDQLAQNISIIGEQSGLYVLVKVHLKRSEEWLIQQASSHGVTVYPTSLYFIKNNTDEPMVKLGFSNLSYDEIKLGVKLLKKAWL, from the coding sequence ATGAAAAATACTATTTTTGCTTTGAAGAAAGATTCCCCTAAATACAAACAAATCTACGAACAGTTTAAGCTATGGATTGAAGGGGGAGACATACTTCCTGATGAACAATTGCCACCCATTCGTCAGCTTGCAGACTCCCTTCATGTAAGCCGCAATACGACATTAACAGCTTATGAGCAGCTTGTAGCTGAAGGCTATATTCGCGGAGAAGGAAGAAAAGGTTATTTCGCAAATGAGTTAGAACCGCTTTTACTCCAAGAGACATTCATCTCTCTTAATGAAAAGAAAAGTAAACCGATGGCACCTGCTCTCATCAATTTCCGAGCAGGCGCCGTAGACCAAACTCACTTCCCTTTAAAAACTTGGAGGAGGATCGCCAATCAAGTATTAACGTTACCGGAGAGCTTCCGATATGGGGACCCCTTTGGTGAAATGTGCATACGTGAACAAATTGCCACATACTTACTCCAATCTCGTGGAGTGAAAACAGATGCAAATGCCATTATTATCGGCAGTAGCACCCAGCAAATGCTTATCAATCTTGGGCATATATTGAAGGATGATTTCTCTAGTATTACAGTAGAGGACCCTGGGTATGATGGCGCGAGGGAAGCTTTTCAATTTCATCGTTTTACGATTGAGACGTTACCCGTTTATGAATCAGGGGCTGATTTTTCACAATTAGAACAAATGAATTCACGATTAATCTATGTAACACCTTCTCATCACAGTCCATACGGGGTAAGCATGCCTATTCAACAGCGGCAAACACTTATTCATTGGGCTGACAAGGTGCAAGGATATATTATTGAGGACGATTATGATAGTGAATTTCGCTATACACAACAACCCTTTCCAGCTCTTGCTTCCATTGATTCAGCAAAAGTCATTTATTTAGGGAACTTTTCAAAGTCCTTTCTTCCAGGAATTCGTTTAAGTTATATGGTGCTGCCACAGCCCCTTTTAAATCGTTATAAAAATCAATTTCTTCAATTTGAAGCTACCACTTCCCTGCTTAGCCAGCTTACAATGGCTAAATTTATGGAAGAGGGAGAATGGAGCCGGCATATTAAACGGATGCGTCTTGTTTATAAAAGAAAAATGCAGCACTTAGTAGCTGCATTAAAAGATCAACTCGCTCAAAATATATCCATTATTGGTGAACAGTCTGGTTTGTACGTATTAGTCAAAGTACATCTGAAGCGTTCAGAAGAATGGTTAATTCAACAAGCCTCCTCCCATGGTGTTACGGTGTATCCTACGTCGCTCTATTTCATTAAAAATAACACCGACGAACCAATGGTTAAACTAGGTTTCAGCAATCTTTCCTATGATGAAATCAAACTTGGTGTGAAACTCTTAAAAAAGGCCTGGTTATAA
- the hprK gene encoding HPr(Ser) kinase/phosphatase, whose product MKKITVENLVRKFSLKVLAGESQLQKIITQPRVHRPGLEFVGHFDFFPTEQVQILGKKEITYLHKLSHEERKLRIGNIVHYHPPCFIVTAGEEGLTYLIHHCTEQGIPLLVTNKPEITSEFITKLDGYLIKELASEMAIHGVCMNVSGIGILLRGSSGVGKSETAHTLIRRGHRLVADDIVVLKRLSPQTILGTHDEKTKEFLALRSIGLLNVVRLYGRKAFQDETRIALDIHLTKWEKDALYNDLEQEFHYTDYMGVKVPSIEIQLQPGRDVAGLIEAAANNWYLKEQGYSAAEEFMSRIEADITKSDKE is encoded by the coding sequence GTGAAAAAAATAACGGTTGAAAACTTGGTTCGGAAGTTTTCATTGAAAGTGCTGGCTGGTGAAAGCCAGCTGCAGAAAATAATTACGCAGCCGCGAGTGCATCGTCCGGGCCTTGAATTTGTTGGCCATTTCGATTTTTTTCCAACAGAACAAGTTCAAATCCTGGGGAAAAAGGAAATTACCTATTTACATAAATTAAGCCATGAAGAACGTAAGCTCCGAATTGGGAATATTGTTCACTATCATCCACCTTGTTTTATCGTAACGGCTGGTGAAGAGGGGCTTACCTATTTAATTCATCATTGTACAGAGCAGGGGATCCCCTTGTTAGTAACAAACAAGCCTGAGATCACTTCAGAGTTCATCACCAAATTGGATGGTTATTTAATAAAGGAATTGGCGTCCGAAATGGCAATACATGGAGTTTGTATGAATGTGTCAGGCATTGGCATATTACTTCGCGGAAGCTCGGGAGTAGGGAAAAGCGAGACAGCGCACACATTAATTCGCCGGGGACACCGGCTGGTTGCCGATGATATTGTTGTTCTAAAAAGGCTTAGTCCGCAAACTATTCTAGGCACACATGACGAGAAAACCAAGGAGTTTTTGGCTCTCCGCAGTATTGGGTTATTGAATGTGGTCCGCTTATACGGTCGTAAGGCGTTTCAGGATGAAACACGAATCGCTCTTGATATCCATTTAACGAAGTGGGAGAAGGATGCCTTGTATAATGATTTGGAACAGGAATTTCACTATACTGACTATATGGGTGTTAAGGTCCCTTCCATAGAAATCCAACTTCAGCCTGGGCGTGATGTGGCAGGGTTAATTGAGGCCGCTGCAAACAACTGGTATTTAAAGGAACAAGGATACAGCGCAGCAGAAGAGTTCATGAGCAGAATTGAAGCTGATATCACGAAATCTGACAAGGAATGA
- a CDS encoding aspartyl-phosphate phosphatase Spo0E family protein, whose translation MMNNQMNLEELNKQINGLQHVLITAGMEHGLGSPEALRYSEQLDELIFQYQLQNIGNFKTG comes from the coding sequence ATGATGAATAATCAAATGAATCTAGAAGAGTTAAACAAGCAAATTAACGGCCTTCAACATGTTTTGATTACCGCCGGGATGGAACATGGTCTTGGAAGCCCAGAAGCTTTAAGGTACAGTGAGCAATTAGATGAGCTTATCTTTCAATACCAGCTTCAAAATATAGGGAACTTTAAAACTGGATAA